One Fundidesulfovibrio terrae genomic window carries:
- a CDS encoding response regulator transcription factor has product MPGKILIVDDEIHIRMLLEQTLEDLEEEHGVSIVTASNGEEGLALIRREKPDLVFLDIMMPKLSGYEVCRKLNEDPALGKALNIVLLTAKGQEVDRRQGLELGAKLYMTKPFDPDEVLDTARSLLGIPR; this is encoded by the coding sequence ATGCCCGGCAAGATTCTCATCGTCGACGACGAAATACATATCCGGATGCTCCTTGAACAAACCCTCGAGGATCTTGAGGAAGAGCACGGCGTGAGCATCGTCACGGCGTCCAACGGTGAGGAAGGGCTCGCGCTCATCCGCCGGGAAAAGCCAGACCTCGTATTCCTCGACATCATGATGCCCAAGCTGAGCGGCTACGAAGTGTGCCGCAAACTCAACGAAGATCCGGCGTTGGGAAAAGCCCTGAACATCGTCCTGCTCACGGCCAAGGGCCAGGAGGTGGACCGTCGCCAGGGGCTCGAACTTGGCGCGAAGCTCTACATGACCAAACCCTTCGATCCCGACGAGGTCCTGGACACCGCCAGATCCCTGCTGGGCATACCAAGGTAG